One Flavobacterium sp. 90 DNA segment encodes these proteins:
- the panC gene encoding pantoate--beta-alanine ligase, whose translation MFALNFNNTGMHIFYGKVALIAYLKTIKTVNSTIGFVPTMGALHQGHLALMQRSLKENDDTVVSIFVNPTQFNNPEDLEKYPRTLEEDVKKMRGLSDKIILYAPSVDDIYEGHTISQSFDFDGLENQMEGKFRPGHFNGVGTIVKRLFEIVTPTNAYFGEKDFQQLQIVKKMVEKNDLPVNVVGCPIFREENQLAMSSRNERLTPEERKEASIIYKVLTEAKEIFQTNTPEETIAFVENSFKDNKKFDLEYFVIADESTLLPIDHKSKDKNYRAFIAVFVNSIRLIDTISLN comes from the coding sequence ATGTTTGCACTAAATTTTAATAATACTGGCATGCATATTTTCTACGGTAAAGTAGCATTGATAGCCTATTTAAAAACTATCAAAACGGTAAATTCAACCATTGGATTTGTACCAACAATGGGCGCTTTACACCAAGGGCATTTAGCTTTAATGCAAAGATCACTTAAAGAAAATGACGACACAGTTGTGAGTATTTTTGTCAATCCAACGCAATTCAACAATCCCGAAGATCTCGAAAAATACCCGCGAACACTTGAAGAAGACGTAAAAAAAATGCGAGGTTTAAGTGACAAAATAATTTTATACGCACCTTCAGTGGATGATATTTATGAAGGACACACGATTTCTCAATCTTTCGACTTTGACGGACTGGAAAATCAGATGGAAGGGAAATTCAGACCAGGACATTTTAACGGAGTCGGAACTATCGTAAAACGTTTATTCGAAATCGTTACTCCAACAAATGCTTACTTTGGAGAGAAAGATTTTCAACAATTACAGATTGTAAAGAAAATGGTCGAAAAGAACGATTTACCCGTAAATGTTGTGGGTTGTCCAATTTTTAGAGAAGAAAACCAACTCGCAATGAGTTCCCGAAACGAGCGTCTAACGCCGGAAGAAAGAAAAGAAGCTTCTATTATTTATAAAGTTTTGACTGAAGCCAAAGAAATATTCCAGACAAATACTCCCGAAGAAACCATCGCTTTTGTAGAAAATTCTTTCAAAGACAATAAAAAGTTTGACTTAGAATATTTTGTAATTGCTGACGAATCCACATTATTACCTATCGATCACAAGAGTAAAGACAAAAACTACCGTGCATTTATAGCAGTATTTGTTAATTCTATAAGACTGATTGATACCATTTCATTAAATTAA
- a CDS encoding DUF4270 domain-containing protein, whose protein sequence is MYNTSFIKKILLVATVVLLYSCDKDFNAIGDELIGDNHFDLVPEQYGVTAFSQEVTPIQSNGLPYYSLGIYDNPVFGETTGNFVSQVGLTAYKPTIGESPVIESVVLTVPYFSHATAVDSKGGNVYALDSIYGPKEGKLKLSVYESGAQMYSSYYDGNGSLLGKLYYSDQDTNTPPLAGEVNFNTKKLGIPLNDSKDKSQNDNFVFSAKQTVDSTVVDANAAIKTYTYQYSAPQMHLDLNKAFFQAKILNATAANLSSDDVFQQYFKGLYFQVEKAVDGSPSNMAFLDFLKPAGPAKITIKYKAKTAITTDGETTEDKVITINLTGAGTSLLKDAKSSTYSNGLANRNKDTGDDRLYLKGGQGSVAVINLFDKTDLIGYDSNNKLENKPNGVSDELDEIRHNVIVKKWLVNEANIVFYIDADKMKTAEREPKRVYLYDLDNNTIIADYVDNSTNAIDPKQNRAVFGGIIALDATTKKGVSYKVRVTKHIRNLIKDATIKNVRLGLSVTEGIDIVSSNKLRLKNDVISEAPRGSVMGPLGTILYGNNVSAADADKKLKLLIYYTKPN, encoded by the coding sequence ATGTATAATACTTCTTTTATTAAGAAAATTCTATTAGTTGCAACTGTTGTTCTTTTGTATTCGTGCGATAAAGATTTTAACGCTATCGGTGATGAATTAATTGGTGATAATCATTTTGATTTAGTTCCGGAGCAATATGGTGTTACGGCATTTAGCCAGGAAGTAACTCCTATTCAGTCAAATGGATTGCCATATTATAGTTTAGGGATTTATGATAACCCTGTTTTTGGAGAAACTACCGGGAATTTTGTTTCTCAGGTTGGATTAACTGCTTATAAACCAACTATTGGTGAAAGCCCTGTTATAGAAAGTGTAGTGCTTACAGTACCTTATTTTAGCCATGCAACTGCTGTTGACTCAAAAGGAGGTAATGTTTATGCGCTGGATTCTATTTATGGTCCAAAAGAAGGAAAACTTAAACTTAGTGTTTACGAATCCGGAGCGCAAATGTACAGTAGCTATTATGATGGTAATGGTTCTCTATTAGGAAAGTTATATTATAGTGATCAGGATACAAATACACCTCCACTAGCAGGTGAGGTGAATTTTAATACTAAAAAGCTTGGTATTCCGTTAAATGATTCTAAAGACAAATCACAGAATGATAACTTCGTTTTTAGTGCAAAACAAACGGTAGATTCAACTGTAGTAGATGCTAATGCTGCTATTAAAACGTATACGTATCAATATTCTGCACCACAAATGCATTTGGATTTGAATAAGGCTTTTTTTCAGGCTAAAATTTTAAATGCGACGGCTGCAAATCTTTCATCGGATGATGTTTTTCAGCAGTATTTTAAAGGTTTGTATTTTCAGGTTGAAAAAGCGGTGGATGGTAGTCCGTCAAATATGGCATTCTTAGATTTTTTAAAACCTGCCGGACCAGCTAAAATTACCATAAAGTATAAGGCTAAAACAGCAATTACGACTGATGGTGAAACAACAGAAGATAAAGTTATTACAATTAATTTGACAGGCGCGGGAACAAGTTTATTAAAAGATGCTAAGAGTTCTACTTATTCAAATGGACTAGCTAATAGAAATAAAGATACCGGTGATGACAGACTTTATCTAAAAGGAGGTCAGGGATCAGTTGCTGTTATTAATCTTTTTGATAAAACAGACCTTATAGGATATGATAGTAATAATAAGCTGGAAAATAAACCTAACGGTGTTTCAGACGAATTAGACGAAATCAGACATAACGTTATTGTTAAAAAATGGTTGGTTAACGAGGCTAACATAGTTTTTTATATTGATGCAGATAAAATGAAAACTGCAGAAAGAGAGCCAAAAAGAGTTTATCTATACGATCTGGACAATAATACAATTATTGCTGATTATGTTGATAATAGTACTAATGCTATAGATCCAAAACAAAACAGAGCTGTTTTTGGAGGTATAATAGCTCTTGATGCAACTACTAAAAAGGGAGTTAGTTATAAAGTTCGGGTTACCAAACATATTAGAAATCTTATAAAAGATGCTACTATAAAAAATGTCAGATTGGGCTTATCAGTAACTGAAGGAATTGATATTGTTTCTTCGAACAAATTAAGATTGAAAAATGATGTTATTTCAGAAGCGCCAAGAGGTTCAGTTATGGGGCCATTAGGAACAATATTATATGGTAATAATGTTTCTGCGGCTGATGCAGATAAGAAATTAAAACTTCTGATTTACTACACGAAACCAAATTAA
- the glmS gene encoding glutamine--fructose-6-phosphate transaminase (isomerizing), with amino-acid sequence MCGIVGYIGHREAYPIVIKGLKRLEYRGYDSAGVMLYDDQDGIKLCKTKGKVSDLETKAKDNFTTNGSIGIGHTRWATHGVPNDVNSHPHLSNSGELVIIHNGIIENYAPLKEELKKRGYTFKSDTDTEVLVNLIEEVQKKEGLKLGKAVQIALNQVVGAYAIAVFDKKNPNEIVAARLGSPLAIGVGEGEFFIASDASPFIEYTSNAIYLEDGEMANIRLHKPLKVRKIKDDSLVDPYIQELQMNLEQIEKGGYDHFMLKEIYEQPSVIKDTYRGRLHANEGIVQMAGVEDNLEKFLNADRIIIVACGTSWHAGLVAEYIFEEFTRIPVEVEYASEFRYRNPIINKNDVVIAISQSGETADTMAAIKLAKENGAFVFGVCNVVGSSISRESHAGAYTHAGPEIGVASTKAFTTQITVLTMIALRLGKAKGTLSNTDFHTYLQELEIIPEKVAEALETNERAKEIAAAFKDAPNCLYLGRGYNFPVALEGALKLKEISYIHAEGYPAAEMKHGPIALIDEHMPVIVIAPKQGHYDKIVSNIQEIKSRSGKIIAVVTKGDTQVRELADYVIEIPETSDALSPLITTIPLQLLSYYIAVMRGCNVDQPRNLAKSVTVE; translated from the coding sequence ATGTGTGGAATTGTTGGATATATAGGTCATAGAGAGGCGTATCCTATTGTAATCAAAGGATTAAAACGACTCGAATACAGAGGATATGATAGTGCTGGTGTTATGTTGTATGATGACCAGGATGGAATAAAACTTTGTAAAACAAAAGGTAAAGTTTCAGATCTTGAAACAAAAGCAAAAGATAATTTTACAACGAATGGAAGTATAGGAATTGGACATACTCGTTGGGCTACACACGGAGTTCCAAATGATGTAAACTCACATCCGCATCTTTCAAATTCAGGTGAGTTGGTTATTATTCATAATGGAATCATTGAGAATTATGCACCGCTTAAAGAAGAATTAAAAAAAAGAGGTTATACTTTTAAATCGGATACAGATACTGAGGTTTTAGTGAACTTAATTGAAGAGGTTCAGAAAAAAGAAGGTCTTAAATTGGGTAAAGCAGTTCAGATTGCTTTAAATCAGGTTGTAGGTGCTTATGCAATTGCAGTTTTTGATAAAAAGAACCCAAATGAAATTGTGGCTGCAAGATTAGGAAGTCCATTAGCGATTGGAGTTGGAGAAGGAGAGTTTTTTATTGCTTCTGATGCTTCACCGTTTATCGAATATACTTCGAATGCAATTTATCTTGAAGACGGTGAAATGGCAAATATCAGATTGCACAAACCTCTTAAAGTTAGAAAAATAAAAGATGACTCTTTAGTAGATCCTTATATTCAGGAACTTCAAATGAATTTGGAGCAAATTGAAAAAGGTGGTTATGATCACTTCATGCTTAAAGAGATCTACGAGCAGCCAAGTGTTATAAAAGATACTTACAGAGGAAGACTTCATGCAAATGAAGGAATTGTTCAAATGGCAGGTGTTGAGGATAATCTTGAAAAATTCTTAAACGCTGACAGAATCATTATTGTAGCTTGTGGTACTTCATGGCACGCAGGTTTAGTAGCAGAATATATTTTTGAAGAGTTTACCCGTATTCCGGTTGAAGTAGAATATGCTTCTGAGTTTAGATACAGAAACCCTATCATTAATAAAAATGACGTAGTTATTGCAATCTCTCAATCTGGAGAAACTGCAGATACTATGGCGGCTATTAAGTTGGCAAAAGAAAACGGTGCTTTTGTTTTTGGAGTTTGTAATGTAGTAGGTTCTTCTATTTCGAGAGAAAGTCATGCAGGTGCTTATACACACGCAGGACCAGAAATTGGAGTAGCTTCGACTAAAGCTTTTACAACACAAATTACTGTTTTAACGATGATTGCTTTGCGATTAGGAAAAGCTAAAGGAACATTGTCAAACACTGATTTTCATACGTACTTGCAAGAATTAGAAATAATTCCTGAAAAAGTAGCTGAGGCATTAGAAACTAACGAAAGAGCAAAAGAAATTGCGGCAGCTTTTAAAGATGCTCCAAACTGTTTGTACTTAGGTCGTGGATATAACTTTCCGGTAGCGTTAGAAGGAGCTTTAAAGCTTAAAGAGATCTCTTATATTCATGCTGAAGGTTATCCTGCTGCAGAGATGAAACACGGTCCTATTGCGCTTATTGATGAGCATATGCCGGTTATCGTGATTGCGCCTAAACAAGGTCATTATGATAAAATTGTAAGTAACATTCAGGAAATAAAATCAAGAAGTGGTAAAATCATCGCTGTAGTTACTAAAGGTGATACGCAAGTTCGTGAATTAGCCGATTATGTAATCGAGATTCCTGAAACTTCGGATGCTTTATCTCCATTGATTACAACTATACCGTTGCAATTATTGTCATATTACATAGCAGTAATGAGAGGATGTAATGTTGATCAGCCACGTAACCTGGCGAAATCAGTTACTGTAGAATAA
- a CDS encoding glycogen/starch synthase yields MKDKRILYVSSEVVPYLAENEVSLMSYDVPKMINDQGGQIRIFMPRYGNINERRHQLHEVIRLSGMNLVVNDLDMPLIIKVASIPKERIQVYFIDNDEYFKRKATFADEEGVLYPDNDERAIFFAKGVVETVKKLNWVPDIIHVHGWLAAMLPIYMKHYYKNEALFSETKIVTSVYGQSFDENLDLEMINKVKFDGVPHESVADLETPNYENILKASILHSDAVIIASENVSPSLTKFIESSGKPFLPFATKDAFAEAYTNFYKTMGL; encoded by the coding sequence ATGAAAGATAAGAGGATATTATATGTATCATCTGAAGTCGTGCCTTATTTGGCTGAAAATGAAGTTTCTTTAATGTCTTATGACGTTCCAAAAATGATTAACGATCAAGGAGGACAAATAAGAATTTTCATGCCAAGATATGGAAATATCAACGAAAGAAGACACCAATTACATGAAGTTATTAGACTTTCAGGAATGAATTTGGTAGTGAATGACTTAGATATGCCATTGATTATTAAGGTAGCTTCAATTCCTAAAGAGAGAATTCAGGTTTATTTTATTGATAATGATGAATATTTTAAGCGTAAAGCAACTTTTGCTGACGAAGAAGGTGTTTTGTATCCTGATAATGACGAAAGAGCAATCTTTTTTGCAAAAGGAGTTGTTGAGACAGTAAAAAAATTGAATTGGGTTCCTGATATTATCCATGTTCACGGTTGGCTTGCAGCTATGTTGCCAATTTACATGAAACATTATTACAAAAATGAAGCTTTATTTTCAGAAACTAAGATTGTAACCTCTGTTTATGGGCAATCTTTTGACGAAAATTTAGATTTGGAAATGATAAACAAAGTTAAATTTGACGGCGTTCCACATGAATCAGTTGCTGATTTAGAAACCCCAAATTACGAGAATATCTTAAAGGCTAGTATCTTACATTCTGATGCCGTGATTATAGCATCTGAGAATGTATCTCCAAGTTTAACAAAATTTATAGAATCTTCAGGAAAACCTTTTTTACCTTTCGCCACGAAAGATGCATTCGCTGAAGCGTATACAAATTTCTATAAAACGATGGGTCTTTAA
- a CDS encoding TonB-dependent receptor, whose product MRVYLLIMLFFSGISFAQNTITGSVTDGNKQAIPGANVVIVGDRSGASTDFDGTFKLTTSTKPPFTIKVSAVGFTSKTVNVTSANQKIDVVLKDEENKLDEIVVSASRTPERVLESPVTIERMGIQDIKKTASPSFYDGMENMKEVQMNTSSMTFKSVNTRGFATVANTRFMQLVDGMDNSSPLLNFVLGNMIGVSEIDVQSVELLPGASSALYGANAFNGILFMNSKSPFTSQGISTYLKMGQTSQNAAGNNIYYDFGIRMAHAFNKYIAVKANFTYMEATDWYATDYNDKTIAGIDRSNPNYDGINVYGDEVSTNLKGVGQSLASLGLIPAAAVNLLPSTNVSRTGYKETDLTDNKAGNTKIDFSFHGRPFGDERLEIIWQSKFGFGNAVYQGANRYYLNNFAMQQHKLEFKGKNFFLRGYTTSEDGGNSYDMVFTGINVDRKWKDDKTWFGQYAGAYIQSTLGGATPEQAHSIARSTADTGRYVPGSQAFKNAFNQVINDESVLTGSKLVDNSRIYHSDANYNFKEMIKWAEIQVGGSFRLYELNSHGRIYTDANGPINYNEYGAYTQLAKKFMDDRLKFTGSIRYDKSKNFDGNFSPRLALVYSGGEKKNHNFRGSFQTGFRNPSTQDQYIGFNIGNAVLLGSAPDNLGRFSETFNVSAEGQAYNGGQATKNMTGYDAYDNSYIASSVTAFGAMAGTNPYEAVKLLKKARANLVQPEKVKAFELGYRSVYEGFSIDVNGYYNIYNDFIGNLNVISTYYGQAQDSPNIGSPGVPPSPADKGFQSVRAIQNGEYRAYQLYTNSDVEIHSLGFGIGLSKKVIADFELGLNYNYAQFDFDQAKDPSFEAGFNTPKHRIKASIGNEKLFKNFGFNVSGRWNSEYMWESSFADGLIKSATVIDAQINYAVPVLKSVFKIGAANIGGKEYTQVIGAGAIGQQYFASWTINP is encoded by the coding sequence ATGAGAGTGTATTTACTAATTATGTTGTTTTTCAGCGGAATATCCTTTGCGCAGAATACAATTACTGGTTCTGTTACTGACGGTAACAAACAAGCTATTCCTGGTGCCAACGTTGTTATTGTAGGAGATCGCAGCGGTGCTTCTACTGACTTTGATGGGACATTTAAATTGACTACTTCAACTAAGCCGCCATTTACTATTAAAGTATCTGCGGTTGGATTTACTTCTAAGACGGTAAATGTTACATCGGCTAACCAAAAGATAGATGTGGTTTTGAAAGATGAAGAAAATAAACTGGATGAAATTGTAGTTTCTGCTTCAAGAACTCCTGAACGTGTTTTAGAATCTCCGGTTACCATTGAGAGAATGGGAATTCAGGATATTAAAAAAACTGCTTCACCATCTTTTTACGACGGTATGGAGAATATGAAAGAGGTGCAGATGAATACCAGTAGTATGACTTTTAAATCTGTAAATACCAGAGGTTTTGCAACTGTAGCAAATACTCGTTTTATGCAATTGGTTGACGGAATGGATAACTCATCTCCATTGTTGAATTTTGTACTTGGTAATATGATCGGGGTTTCTGAGATAGATGTTCAGAGTGTTGAGCTTCTACCGGGAGCTTCTTCTGCGTTATATGGAGCGAATGCTTTCAACGGAATTTTGTTTATGAACAGTAAAAGTCCGTTTACAAGTCAGGGGATTTCGACTTACTTAAAAATGGGGCAAACTTCTCAAAATGCTGCTGGTAACAACATATATTATGATTTTGGGATTAGAATGGCTCATGCGTTCAATAAATATATTGCTGTCAAAGCTAACTTTACTTATATGGAAGCTACTGATTGGTATGCAACAGATTATAATGATAAAACAATTGCCGGAATCGACAGAAGTAATCCAAATTATGATGGTATAAATGTTTATGGTGATGAGGTTTCTACAAACCTAAAAGGAGTAGGGCAATCATTGGCAAGTTTAGGATTGATTCCTGCTGCAGCTGTAAATTTATTGCCAAGCACAAATGTTAGTAGAACTGGTTATAAAGAAACAGATCTTACAGATAATAAAGCAGGTAATACCAAAATAGATTTTTCATTTCATGGAAGACCTTTTGGAGATGAAAGATTAGAAATTATCTGGCAAAGTAAATTTGGTTTTGGTAACGCTGTTTATCAGGGAGCAAACAGATATTATCTGAACAACTTTGCAATGCAACAACATAAATTAGAATTTAAAGGAAAGAACTTCTTTTTAAGAGGATATACAACATCAGAAGATGGTGGTAACTCATATGATATGGTGTTTACAGGAATTAATGTAGATAGAAAATGGAAAGATGATAAAACATGGTTTGGTCAATACGCGGGTGCATATATTCAGTCTACTTTAGGCGGAGCTACTCCGGAACAGGCACATTCGATTGCAAGAAGTACAGCTGACACAGGACGTTACGTGCCGGGATCGCAAGCGTTTAAAAATGCTTTTAATCAGGTAATCAATGACGAAAGCGTGCTTACAGGTTCTAAATTAGTTGATAATTCAAGAATTTACCATTCAGATGCCAATTATAACTTTAAAGAAATGATAAAATGGGCTGAAATTCAGGTTGGAGGATCTTTTAGATTGTATGAGTTGAATTCTCACGGAAGAATCTATACAGATGCAAACGGTCCTATCAATTATAATGAATATGGAGCTTATACACAATTAGCTAAAAAATTCATGGACGATAGACTAAAGTTTACAGGATCTATTCGTTATGACAAATCAAAAAATTTCGACGGAAATTTTTCTCCTAGATTAGCACTTGTGTATTCTGGAGGAGAAAAGAAGAATCATAATTTCAGAGGATCTTTTCAAACAGGTTTCAGAAATCCATCGACACAAGATCAATACATTGGATTTAATATTGGAAATGCTGTGTTGTTAGGTTCTGCTCCGGATAACTTAGGAAGATTTAGTGAAACTTTTAATGTAAGTGCCGAAGGTCAGGCATATAATGGTGGACAGGCAACAAAAAATATGACAGGTTATGATGCTTATGATAATTCTTATATCGCAAGTTCAGTAACAGCTTTTGGTGCAATGGCAGGAACTAATCCATACGAAGCAGTTAAATTACTGAAAAAAGCGAGAGCAAATTTGGTGCAACCGGAAAAAGTAAAAGCTTTTGAGTTAGGATATCGTTCTGTTTATGAAGGTTTTTCTATAGATGTAAACGGTTATTATAATATTTACAATGACTTTATTGGTAACCTTAATGTTATTTCCACTTATTATGGACAAGCTCAGGATAGTCCAAACATTGGTAGTCCTGGAGTTCCTCCATCACCAGCAGATAAAGGTTTTCAATCAGTACGTGCAATCCAAAACGGAGAATATAGAGCATATCAATTATATACAAACTCAGATGTTGAAATTCATTCGTTAGGTTTTGGTATTGGACTTTCTAAAAAAGTAATTGCTGATTTTGAATTAGGATTAAACTATAACTATGCTCAATTTGATTTTGATCAGGCAAAAGATCCAAGTTTTGAAGCTGGTTTTAATACGCCAAAACACAGAATTAAAGCTTCTATTGGAAATGAGAAATTATTCAAAAACTTCGGATTCAATGTAAGCGGAAGATGGAATAGTGAATACATGTGGGAATCAAGTTTTGCTGACGGTTTAATTAAATCGGCTACAGTAATTGATGCGCAAATTAATTATGCGGTGCCGGTATTGAAATCTGTTTTCAAAATAGGAGCAGCAAATATTGGAGGAAAAGAATATACTCAGGTAATTGGAGCAGGAGCTATTGGTCAGCAATATTTTGCTTCCTGGACAATCAATCCGTAA
- a CDS encoding SGNH/GDSL hydrolase family protein, whose product MIKNFKWLLLVSLTFGACNSDDNATTVVDSSDGLPLTAGSANFSKYVALGDSFAAGFSGNALFVKGQEGAYPNLLAQQFALVGGGEFKTPFANDNIGGLLLGGNVIAGPRLYFNNVITPEHPASSVDPVSGKPTTEVTAHLSGSFNNLGVPGAKSFHLLAPGYGNPAGVAVGTANPYFARFASSATTTVLADALSQNPTFFSLWIGGNDELGYATAGGDPAVNPLTPPATFDGAYKALVDQLVAGGKKGVVANLPVVTTLPYFHVIAYNQLSQASLTVGGVSMVNTLNAQLYGPIHGALAYLGQGDRIKLLSTTGNNPMIMVDENLPDLSASLKAVLMGGGLDATTATVLGQIFGRARQTQPTDLICLSASSRIGKVPSVAADGVASPSPSLSQLGVTFPLPDRYVLLPSEVAEIEVATTAYNATIKAASDANNLAFVDAKAIMDQLGTTNGITTNNVTLTSTFVTGAAFSVDGVHPSPRGYALIANKFIEAINLKYGSNLKGVDVSKYQVLFPAVLP is encoded by the coding sequence ATGATAAAAAATTTCAAATGGCTTTTATTGGTTTCGTTGACCTTTGGAGCCTGTAATAGTGATGACAATGCTACAACTGTAGTAGATTCATCTGATGGATTGCCTTTGACAGCGGGTTCTGCTAATTTTTCAAAATACGTTGCATTAGGAGATTCTTTTGCTGCAGGATTTAGTGGGAATGCTTTATTTGTTAAAGGACAAGAAGGAGCTTATCCAAATTTATTAGCACAGCAATTTGCTTTAGTAGGTGGAGGTGAGTTTAAAACGCCTTTTGCAAATGATAATATAGGAGGGCTTTTATTAGGAGGAAATGTTATTGCCGGACCTCGTTTGTATTTTAATAATGTTATAACGCCAGAGCATCCTGCTTCAAGTGTTGATCCTGTAAGTGGAAAACCAACAACTGAAGTTACAGCGCACTTGTCTGGATCTTTTAATAATTTAGGAGTGCCTGGGGCTAAAAGTTTTCACTTGTTGGCGCCTGGTTATGGTAATCCTGCAGGAGTAGCTGTGGGAACGGCAAATCCATATTTTGCTCGCTTTGCTTCAAGTGCAACTACAACAGTTTTAGCAGATGCTCTAAGTCAGAATCCTACTTTTTTCTCCTTATGGATTGGAGGAAATGATGAATTAGGTTATGCAACCGCAGGTGGAGATCCTGCCGTAAACCCTTTAACGCCTCCTGCTACTTTTGACGGTGCATATAAAGCTTTAGTTGATCAGCTTGTAGCTGGTGGAAAAAAAGGCGTTGTGGCTAATTTGCCTGTTGTAACGACACTTCCTTATTTTCATGTTATAGCTTATAATCAATTAAGTCAGGCTAGTTTAACTGTTGGAGGAGTTAGTATGGTTAATACGTTAAATGCGCAATTATACGGACCTATACATGGTGCGTTGGCTTATTTAGGTCAGGGAGATAGAATCAAACTTTTGTCTACAACCGGGAATAACCCAATGATTATGGTAGATGAAAATTTGCCTGATTTGTCTGCGAGTTTAAAAGCGGTATTAATGGGCGGCGGATTAGATGCTACTACTGCTACAGTATTAGGACAGATTTTTGGAAGAGCAAGACAAACGCAGCCAACTGATTTAATTTGTTTAAGTGCTTCTTCAAGAATTGGTAAAGTTCCGTCGGTAGCGGCTGATGGAGTTGCTTCGCCTTCGCCATCGTTGTCGCAATTAGGAGTTACTTTTCCTTTACCTGACAGATATGTATTGTTGCCAAGCGAAGTAGCAGAGATTGAAGTGGCTACTACGGCTTATAATGCAACAATTAAAGCAGCGTCTGACGCGAACAATTTAGCATTTGTAGATGCGAAAGCAATTATGGATCAATTAGGTACGACAAACGGAATAACGACTAATAATGTCACTTTGACTTCTACATTTGTAACCGGAGCAGCTTTTTCTGTAGATGGAGTTCATCCTTCTCCAAGAGGATATGCTTTGATTGCAAATAAATTTATAGAGGCAATTAATTTAAAATACGGATCAAACCTTAAAGGTGTAGACGTAAGTAAATATCAGGTTTTGTTTCCTGCAGTATTACCGTAA
- the panD gene encoding aspartate 1-decarboxylase has protein sequence MQIQVIKSKIHRVKVTGADLNYIGSITIDETLLEASNIIEGEKVAIVNINNGERFETYAIKGEKNSGEITLNGPAARKVQKDDIIIIISYATLEFEEAKTFKPWIIFPNENDNSLT, from the coding sequence ATGCAAATTCAAGTTATAAAATCAAAAATTCATCGTGTTAAAGTAACCGGTGCCGATTTAAATTATATTGGCAGTATTACTATCGACGAAACATTACTGGAAGCCTCAAACATTATTGAAGGTGAGAAAGTAGCTATTGTAAATATCAATAATGGCGAGCGTTTTGAAACTTACGCCATTAAAGGAGAAAAAAATTCAGGCGAGATCACACTAAATGGTCCCGCAGCAAGGAAAGTTCAAAAAGACGATATTATTATCATTATATCTTATGCAACCCTGGAATTTGAAGAAGCTAAAACCTTCAAACCATGGATCATTTTCCCTAATGAGAACGACAATTCGTTAACATAA